From Flavobacterium alkalisoli, the proteins below share one genomic window:
- a CDS encoding CusA/CzcA family heavy metal efflux RND transporter, giving the protein MLDKIIHFSINNKFIVGLFTLALIVTGIFSLKNLSIDALPDITNNQVQIITTSPSLATQDVEQFITYPIEISLKSIPNVVELRSISRFGLSVVTVVFEEDVDIYWARAQISERIREAEDVIPKSLGTPGMAPISTGLGEIYQYVVFPEKGYEDKYDATQLRTIQDWIIKPQLTGTPGVAEVNTLGGFLKQYEIAVQPDRLKSMDVTLSEIFDALKSNNENTGGAYIDKKPYAYFIRGIGMINGIEDIKKIVIKNKKGIPILVRDVAEVNIGSSIRYGAVTKDGNGEEVSGMVMMLKGENSGEVVTRVKAKMEQIRKSLPEGVSIEPFMDRTKLVDKAIGTVRTNLIEGALIVIFVLVLLLGNWRAGLVVASVIPLALLFAITMMRIFGVSGNLMSLGAIDFGIIVDGAVIIVEAIIHRLESVKKRELTSGEMNEEVYQASSKIRSSAAFGEIIILIVYLPILALVGTEGKMFGPMAQTVSFAILGAFLLSLTYVPMMSSLVLKKVTGHTPNFSDKIINAIYNFYRPLLNKALQIKKIIIGMAVALFIITLFVFKSLGGEFIPTLDEGDIATHLIIASGSSLSQEVEATTKAEKMLKSKFPEIEMIVTKIGSAEIPTDPMPIEAGDMIIILKDKNEWTSAETKEELMEKMEEALEEIPGAITEFSQPVQMRMNELMTGVRSDVAIKIFGEDIDMLVSKGDEVLQLIQGIDGVTDARAERVAGLPQITVRYNKDRLALYGLNTGDLNRAIRMGFAGESAGTVYEGEKRFELVVRLSEESRQDITNIKSLYIPLPSGNQIPLEQVAEIKYEDGPMQISREDGRRRIVVGFNVRGADVETVVNRIKEKLDANFKLPAGYYLTYGGQFENLVEANKRLMIAVPIALGLIFILLFFTFKSVKQSVLIFTAIPLSAIGGVFALWLRGMPFSISAGVGFIALFGVAVLNGIVLIAYFNQLKEQGMDDIYERIKEGTKVRLRPVILTASVASLGFLPMALSTGAGAEVQKPLATVVIGGLITATLLTLVVLPILYYYFEKGFTARPKTKVLTLLFMLISFTEVSAQEQPIDLNKAIGIALESNKGIQASAMDSERQKQLRGTAYDLPKTEVTGTFGQVNTAEKDKYFSISQTFNPFQYGAKRKLLNENATAGELKLGVTKQEIVYNVRQSWNAMLYYSELNKVLQDHNKYMKRFVKASDLKFRVGETGSLESTTALAKQQELEQQIMQYEALIKVEKSKLKVLLDLKEGFTVSDTVFTALPALQVADSSKVKDNANIKLAMQNVEIAEANVRVEKSVLWPDITAAYFIQSMRGMQDVNGISVNYDGALRFQGFSVGIGIPIFAGNNIAKIKAAKTNAEIQQMNADYLKEQLSSQYTQQLDQLTTYQSLVNYYVTTALPNAEVISNNSSKAYLNGDISYVEYVQGLETALNIRINYINAINNHNQAVINLQYLLNK; this is encoded by the coding sequence ATGTTAGATAAGATTATTCATTTTAGCATTAACAATAAGTTTATCGTTGGACTTTTTACACTGGCGTTGATAGTTACAGGTATTTTTTCTTTAAAAAACCTTTCTATTGATGCTTTACCTGATATAACCAATAATCAGGTACAGATAATAACAACTTCACCATCGCTGGCTACTCAGGATGTAGAACAGTTTATTACCTATCCCATAGAAATATCATTAAAATCAATCCCGAATGTGGTTGAGTTACGTTCCATAAGCCGTTTTGGACTTAGTGTAGTAACCGTAGTGTTTGAAGAGGATGTAGATATATATTGGGCAAGGGCACAAATCTCGGAAAGGATCCGTGAAGCAGAAGATGTTATTCCTAAAAGTTTAGGTACTCCGGGAATGGCACCAATAAGTACGGGTTTGGGAGAAATATATCAATATGTTGTATTTCCCGAAAAGGGATATGAAGATAAGTATGATGCTACACAGCTTCGCACCATACAGGACTGGATTATAAAGCCGCAATTAACAGGAACTCCCGGAGTGGCTGAGGTTAATACCCTTGGAGGTTTTTTAAAACAGTATGAAATTGCCGTTCAACCCGACAGGCTTAAGAGTATGGATGTTACCCTTTCGGAAATATTTGATGCACTGAAATCAAATAATGAAAATACGGGAGGAGCCTATATAGATAAGAAGCCGTATGCCTATTTTATTAGGGGTATAGGTATGATAAATGGTATTGAAGACATTAAAAAAATTGTCATCAAGAATAAAAAGGGTATTCCGATACTGGTTCGTGATGTTGCCGAAGTTAATATAGGCAGCAGTATTAGGTATGGTGCCGTAACAAAAGATGGTAATGGCGAAGAAGTAAGCGGAATGGTAATGATGCTTAAAGGTGAAAACAGCGGTGAGGTTGTAACCCGTGTTAAAGCCAAAATGGAACAGATAAGAAAGTCATTGCCCGAAGGAGTCTCCATAGAACCTTTTATGGATAGGACCAAACTGGTAGATAAGGCTATAGGTACAGTGCGTACCAACCTTATAGAAGGGGCTTTAATTGTAATTTTTGTACTGGTTTTACTATTAGGAAACTGGCGTGCCGGTTTGGTTGTAGCTTCTGTAATACCATTAGCGCTGCTTTTTGCAATAACCATGATGCGGATTTTTGGTGTAAGCGGTAACCTGATGAGCCTTGGTGCGATAGATTTTGGTATTATAGTAGATGGTGCCGTAATTATAGTTGAGGCTATTATTCACAGACTCGAATCTGTCAAGAAGAGAGAACTTACTTCAGGAGAAATGAATGAGGAAGTTTACCAGGCCTCTTCTAAAATAAGAAGTAGTGCTGCCTTTGGAGAGATTATAATACTAATAGTATACCTGCCTATATTGGCTCTTGTGGGTACAGAAGGCAAGATGTTCGGGCCAATGGCTCAAACGGTATCTTTTGCCATATTAGGGGCTTTTCTGTTATCACTTACTTATGTGCCTATGATGAGTTCCCTAGTACTTAAAAAGGTAACGGGGCATACACCTAATTTTAGTGATAAGATAATTAACGCAATCTATAATTTTTATCGCCCTTTACTTAATAAAGCATTACAGATTAAAAAGATTATAATAGGTATGGCGGTTGCCTTATTCATAATAACCTTATTTGTTTTTAAATCGCTTGGAGGGGAGTTTATCCCTACTTTAGACGAAGGCGATATAGCAACCCATCTTATTATAGCTTCCGGAAGTTCGCTGTCGCAGGAGGTTGAGGCCACTACAAAGGCGGAAAAAATGCTTAAATCTAAATTTCCTGAAATTGAAATGATTGTTACCAAAATAGGTAGTGCAGAAATTCCAACCGATCCAATGCCTATTGAGGCAGGGGATATGATTATAATCCTTAAGGATAAGAATGAATGGACTTCTGCCGAAACCAAAGAGGAACTCATGGAGAAAATGGAAGAGGCTCTGGAGGAGATACCCGGTGCCATTACCGAGTTTTCACAGCCTGTACAAATGCGTATGAATGAGCTTATGACAGGGGTGAGAAGTGATGTAGCCATTAAGATATTTGGTGAAGACATAGATATGCTGGTGAGTAAAGGCGATGAAGTACTGCAATTGATACAGGGTATTGATGGTGTTACCGATGCCAGGGCAGAAAGAGTAGCCGGATTGCCTCAAATTACTGTAAGATACAATAAAGACAGGTTAGCCCTTTACGGATTGAACACCGGAGATTTAAACAGGGCTATCCGCATGGGGTTTGCCGGAGAGTCGGCAGGAACTGTTTATGAAGGGGAAAAACGCTTTGAACTTGTGGTTCGCCTTTCTGAAGAAAGCCGTCAGGATATTACTAATATCAAATCATTATATATTCCGCTGCCTTCAGGAAATCAAATTCCGTTAGAGCAGGTAGCTGAGATTAAATATGAAGACGGGCCGATGCAGATAAGCCGTGAGGACGGAAGAAGACGCATAGTGGTAGGATTTAATGTACGTGGTGCCGATGTGGAAACGGTGGTTAACCGAATTAAGGAAAAGCTGGATGCCAACTTTAAACTTCCGGCAGGTTATTACCTTACTTATGGAGGTCAGTTTGAAAATCTGGTAGAAGCCAATAAGCGCCTCATGATAGCTGTACCTATTGCATTGGGCTTAATATTCATTTTATTGTTTTTTACTTTTAAATCGGTAAAGCAGTCGGTATTAATATTTACGGCCATTCCTTTATCTGCCATAGGAGGTGTATTTGCACTTTGGCTGCGTGGTATGCCGTTCAGTATTTCGGCAGGAGTAGGGTTTATAGCTTTATTTGGTGTGGCGGTGCTTAACGGTATTGTTTTGATAGCTTATTTTAATCAGTTAAAAGAACAGGGTATGGATGATATTTATGAACGAATAAAAGAAGGAACTAAAGTAAGGCTGCGCCCGGTAATACTAACTGCTTCGGTAGCATCATTAGGATTTTTGCCTATGGCATTAAGTACGGGAGCAGGGGCAGAGGTGCAAAAACCGTTGGCGACTGTAGTTATTGGCGGACTTATAACTGCTACTTTACTTACACTTGTGGTACTGCCTATTCTGTATTACTATTTTGAAAAAGGATTTACTGCGAGACCTAAAACAAAGGTTTTGACACTTCTTTTCATGTTGATTTCGTTTACAGAAGTTAGTGCACAGGAACAGCCTATAGATTTAAATAAGGCTATTGGCATAGCCCTGGAAAGCAATAAAGGAATACAGGCTTCTGCAATGGATAGTGAAAGGCAGAAACAATTGAGAGGTACAGCATACGATTTGCCAAAAACAGAAGTCACAGGGACTTTTGGTCAGGTGAATACGGCAGAAAAGGATAAGTATTTTAGTATTTCTCAAACTTTTAATCCTTTTCAGTATGGAGCAAAAAGAAAGCTGTTAAATGAGAATGCTACAGCCGGAGAGCTAAAGCTGGGAGTAACCAAGCAGGAAATTGTTTACAATGTGCGTCAGTCATGGAATGCCATGCTATATTACAGCGAACTGAATAAGGTATTGCAAGACCATAATAAATACATGAAAAGGTTTGTAAAGGCATCCGATTTAAAATTCAGGGTTGGGGAAACGGGTTCTCTTGAAAGTACTACTGCCTTGGCAAAGCAACAGGAACTGGAACAACAGATAATGCAATACGAAGCATTAATTAAAGTAGAGAAGTCAAAACTTAAAGTACTGCTTGATCTTAAAGAAGGTTTTACGGTTTCTGATACTGTTTTTACCGCTTTACCCGCACTTCAGGTAGCAGATTCCTCAAAGGTTAAGGACAATGCCAATATAAAACTGGCTATGCAGAATGTAGAGATAGCGGAAGCCAATGTGAGAGTTGAGAAATCTGTATTATGGCCCGATATTACAGCGGCTTATTTTATACAGTCTATGCGTGGTATGCAGGATGTAAACGGCATTAGCGTTAATTATGACGGAGCCTTAAGGTTTCAGGGATTTTCTGTGGGAATAGGGATACCAATTTTTGCAGGAAATAATATTGCCAAAATAAAGGCTGCTAAAACCAATGCAGAAATACAACAAATGAATGCCGACTACCTGAAAGAACAGTTAAGTAGTCAGTACACTCAGCAATTAGATCAGTTAACCACATACCAGTCCTTGGTTAATTACTATGTAACTACAGCATTACCTAATGCCGAGGTTATATCAAACAACTCATCTAAGGCTTATCTAAACGGAGATATTTCTTATGTAGAGTATGTACAGGGGCTTGAAACGGCACTTAATATCAGGATCAACTATATTAATGCCATAAATAACCACAATCAGGCTGTAATTAATCTTCAATACCTTTTAAACAAGTAA
- a CDS encoding DUF6660 family protein, with amino-acid sequence MQRIRQIVTSFLSVYLFILMVLPCTDAHARVNNDQAAQITQADDNDHHHTDIEICTPFCVCGSCVAAVVLQQLTEFTFFIPKPKNRLISNFYQSLNHEFYGSIWQPPQLV; translated from the coding sequence ATGCAACGCATCAGGCAAATAGTAACTTCATTTCTTTCGGTATATCTTTTTATACTGATGGTTTTGCCGTGTACAGATGCGCATGCAAGAGTAAACAACGACCAAGCTGCACAAATTACTCAGGCAGACGATAATGACCATCATCATACTGATATTGAAATATGCACTCCTTTTTGTGTATGTGGCAGTTGTGTAGCAGCTGTAGTTTTACAACAGCTAACCGAGTTTACTTTTTTTATACCTAAACCTAAAAACAGGTTAATTTCTAACTTCTATCAGTCGTTAAACCACGAGTTTTATGGCTCCATCTGGCAGCCGCCCCAATTAGTATAA
- a CDS encoding S8 family peptidase yields the protein MKSITLNPLKKYLTLLLLFALVSIPANAQSRKGNLKLLPNNSSQRLYVTFMGENNHPEGITALLDEYNASLKKAYPLLPEKADELSQLAIKNTGSDESVKRLMATYEVKAPISNEQLLELGNKLEKFEVVNYCALITASPVKAPSDIPPATPLFIEQQSYITDFGVNMTYAWGIGLSGEGIRLRDIEYSFNPHHEELNEKNVSYGLIPYIFDDDDLSHGTGVIGIMYADNGDYGVTGLSYGAEEVILFPEVSLQYEYDVLSTITESLNSSTEGDIILYELQTYGALGDFGPGEYDSPIWDLTKAATDAGILIIAAAGNGGENMDDPAYLPYMARGDSGAIIVGAGSDDEFHNRLYFSTYGQRVDVQGWGWGVLTIGNNTAAVINEDMNQSYGWFNGTSAATPIVASCAAVLQSYYHSLTGDYLSCVEMRQLLKVTGTPQGTELAGNIGPLPNMPEAIAAIDTMLGIDSVEKETFITYPNPVIDKLYFTGNFYDEVNITVYNMLGQKIYNAPLENKTLDMSNYTQGVYNIQITQNGKTYSRKIIKR from the coding sequence TTGAAAAGCATTACTTTAAACCCGCTAAAGAAGTACTTGACCCTACTTCTTCTTTTTGCATTGGTAAGCATACCAGCTAATGCCCAGTCACGCAAAGGAAACTTAAAACTTTTGCCAAACAATTCCTCACAGAGGCTTTATGTAACCTTTATGGGTGAAAACAATCATCCGGAAGGAATTACAGCACTTTTAGATGAATATAATGCGAGCTTAAAAAAAGCATATCCGTTACTTCCTGAAAAAGCTGACGAATTATCACAACTGGCCATTAAAAATACAGGTAGTGATGAATCGGTAAAAAGGCTAATGGCTACTTATGAGGTTAAAGCACCAATATCAAATGAGCAGCTATTGGAACTGGGTAATAAACTTGAAAAATTTGAGGTTGTTAATTACTGTGCTCTAATAACTGCCAGTCCGGTTAAAGCACCTTCAGATATACCTCCCGCAACTCCGTTGTTTATTGAACAGCAAAGCTATATTACCGATTTTGGAGTAAATATGACATATGCCTGGGGAATAGGATTAAGCGGTGAAGGGATAAGGCTAAGGGATATTGAATACAGCTTTAATCCCCATCACGAAGAACTTAACGAAAAAAACGTTTCATATGGACTTATACCCTATATCTTTGATGATGATGACCTTAGTCATGGCACAGGTGTTATCGGGATTATGTATGCTGATAATGGCGATTATGGTGTAACCGGATTATCTTATGGTGCAGAGGAAGTAATACTTTTCCCGGAGGTATCATTGCAATACGAATATGATGTTCTAAGCACCATAACAGAAAGTCTTAATAGCTCTACAGAAGGAGATATCATTTTGTATGAATTACAAACCTATGGGGCTTTAGGTGATTTTGGCCCGGGGGAATATGACAGCCCTATATGGGATTTAACTAAAGCTGCAACTGATGCCGGCATACTTATAATTGCAGCAGCAGGAAACGGTGGAGAAAATATGGATGATCCCGCTTATCTGCCCTACATGGCAAGAGGTGACAGCGGAGCAATAATTGTTGGTGCGGGATCTGATGACGAATTTCACAACCGTCTTTATTTTAGCACCTATGGCCAGCGTGTGGATGTCCAGGGATGGGGATGGGGCGTGTTAACTATAGGCAATAATACCGCTGCCGTAATAAATGAGGATATGAATCAAAGTTACGGATGGTTTAACGGTACCAGTGCCGCCACACCTATAGTGGCCTCGTGTGCCGCTGTATTACAATCTTATTATCATAGCCTTACAGGAGATTATCTTAGCTGTGTTGAGATGAGACAATTATTGAAAGTAACAGGTACTCCTCAGGGCACTGAATTGGCAGGTAATATCGGTCCCTTACCTAACATGCCCGAAGCTATAGCAGCAATTGATACTATGTTAGGAATAGACAGTGTAGAAAAAGAAACATTTATTACTTACCCAAACCCGGTTATTGATAAGCTTTACTTTACCGGCAACTTTTATGATGAAGTAAACATAACTGTATATAATATGCTTGGACAGAAAATATATAATGCTCCTTTGGAAAATAAAACGCTTGACATGAGCAACTATACACAAGGAGTGTATAATATACAGATAACTCAAAACGGAAAAACTTATTCCAGAAAGATTATAAAAAGATAA
- a CDS encoding alpha/beta fold hydrolase — protein MKSTTQNKKQTALTSETKYLELEGRTLAYRSIGEGSPVLLINRFRGTLDTWDPLFLDTLAQKHQVIFFDYTGIGYSTGTLPTDITLVAKDAKDVAEALELKDTAVLGWSFGGLVAQVAAFSYPDLFKQAILVGTGPSGKREVPLEQAFLDAALKPVNDFEDEIVLFFEPKSEASKLAAKASHDRIAKRLDVSKIPSQMDVFQLYFQNSAGLAEDPLNFREKFKTTTIPILIICGDHDIAFDIKNWYPLIGEMSTGQLIVFPQTGHAPQHEHVELVVNYIESFLTNAKNKRVL, from the coding sequence ATGAAATCTACAACTCAAAACAAAAAGCAAACAGCATTAACCAGTGAAACAAAATATCTTGAACTGGAAGGACGTACACTGGCTTATCGTTCAATAGGAGAAGGTTCACCTGTATTATTAATAAACAGGTTTAGAGGTACACTGGACACTTGGGATCCTTTATTTTTAGACACTCTGGCGCAAAAGCATCAGGTTATATTTTTTGATTACACCGGCATAGGATATTCTACAGGAACTTTACCTACTGATATTACACTGGTAGCTAAAGACGCTAAAGACGTGGCCGAAGCTCTGGAACTGAAAGATACCGCTGTTTTGGGTTGGTCGTTTGGAGGTTTGGTTGCACAGGTTGCTGCATTTTCTTATCCTGATTTGTTTAAACAGGCCATTTTAGTAGGTACAGGACCTTCAGGGAAAAGAGAGGTTCCATTGGAACAGGCTTTTTTAGATGCGGCTTTAAAACCTGTTAATGATTTTGAAGATGAAATTGTTTTATTTTTTGAACCAAAATCCGAAGCAAGTAAACTTGCTGCAAAGGCTTCGCATGACAGGATTGCAAAACGGCTGGATGTTTCTAAGATACCTTCACAAATGGATGTTTTTCAGCTTTATTTTCAAAACAGTGCCGGCCTGGCCGAAGACCCTTTAAATTTCAGGGAAAAATTTAAAACCACTACTATTCCCATATTAATAATATGCGGGGATCATGATATTGCTTTTGATATTAAAAACTGGTATCCACTTATAGGTGAAATGTCTACAGGACAACTTATTGTATTTCCACAAACGGGGCATGCACCTCAGCATGAACATGTGGAACTTGTTGTAAACTATATTGAAAGCTTTCTTACTAATGCAAAAAATAAAAGGGTTCTTTAA
- a CDS encoding response regulator transcription factor encodes MPDTIKILLAEDEPSLALIVKESLETRDFEVIVCTDGEEALQRYAEEIPQLLVLDVMMPKIDGFAVAEHIRKTDKKTPIIFLTAKSQTKDVVEGFQHGGNDYLKKPFSIEELIVRIYALLNRVGGTDTQNQEDEINIGSYIFNPTKQTLTYKEDSEILTHRETEVLKHLYKNKNEMVTRSFILNDIWGNDDFFSGRSLDVFISKLRKKLSADPAVQIINSRGFGYKLVC; translated from the coding sequence ATGCCTGATACTATAAAAATATTATTAGCTGAAGACGAGCCGTCATTGGCATTGATTGTAAAAGAAAGCCTTGAAACAAGGGATTTTGAAGTAATAGTGTGTACCGATGGGGAAGAGGCCCTTCAAAGGTATGCAGAAGAAATCCCCCAGCTTTTAGTACTTGATGTAATGATGCCCAAAATTGATGGCTTTGCCGTGGCCGAACATATAAGGAAAACGGATAAAAAGACACCAATTATTTTTCTTACGGCAAAATCGCAAACCAAAGATGTGGTTGAGGGCTTTCAGCATGGAGGTAACGATTACCTTAAAAAGCCATTTAGTATAGAAGAGCTTATAGTTAGAATATATGCACTTTTAAACAGGGTAGGAGGGACAGATACCCAAAATCAGGAAGATGAGATTAATATTGGTAGTTATATATTTAACCCTACAAAGCAAACCCTTACCTACAAAGAGGATTCTGAAATACTGACACACAGGGAAACTGAAGTATTAAAGCATTTATATAAAAACAAAAATGAAATGGTAACACGCTCTTTTATATTAAACGATATTTGGGGGAATGATGATTTTTTTAGCGGTAGGAGCCTGGATGTTTTTATATCTAAATTGCGAAAAAAACTAAGTGCCGATCCTGCTGTGCAAATAATAAACAGCCGTGGTTTTGGGTATAAACTGGTATGTTAA
- a CDS encoding sensor histidine kinase — translation MKKSNQTRVVYFIGIVIMITLSIQAYWNAKNYSVNKAVLTNEVLSALNNSVDTYYTNVIKTDVTTEVTDSIGNNQSNIVIQANSPEELPGLLDSIKKKYNLDDTSVITTHTIESNDMPITTKGTLVNMDSFITSTDSNTVSFDSIAKLTEMASKVIISMFNQRVELNKLSDYLKDEFKRKGFDFDFALSQTQNGKVINSYNNPQDAQFKLFVDSKSAYLPQDSAVRISFPDITLLVLKESFAGLFLSLILSACTIACLLYLLKIINQQKQIMLSKNDFISNISHELKTPIATSMSAIEGIQHFNKEEDREKTQKYLGIASGQLQKLSVMVEKILETVSLDTNRLAIEKEDIDLIELVNGVVEKHRLNTKKEILFNPDRNELKVKADPFHFENVLSNIIENGIKYGGDKVEISIKANYLNADILIANNGKAIDKHQRERIFDKFYRIPTQNQHDIKGYGIGLYYSKIIMEKHKGALVLLPDTKETTFKITLPYA, via the coding sequence ATGAAAAAGAGTAATCAAACACGGGTAGTATATTTTATAGGTATAGTTATTATGATAACCTTATCTATACAGGCATACTGGAATGCAAAGAATTACAGTGTTAATAAGGCTGTTTTGACTAATGAAGTACTTTCTGCGCTCAATAATAGTGTAGATACCTATTACACTAATGTAATTAAGACAGATGTAACAACTGAAGTGACAGACTCTATTGGTAATAATCAAAGTAATATTGTTATTCAGGCTAATTCTCCCGAAGAACTACCTGGTTTACTGGATAGTATTAAAAAGAAATACAACCTTGATGATACTTCGGTTATTACTACCCATACTATTGAGAGTAATGATATGCCTATCACAACTAAAGGTACCCTAGTTAATATGGATAGTTTTATAACCTCTACAGATAGTAATACAGTTTCATTTGATAGTATTGCAAAACTTACTGAAATGGCATCTAAGGTTATTATTTCAATGTTTAACCAGAGGGTAGAACTCAATAAACTTTCAGATTATCTTAAGGATGAATTTAAAAGAAAAGGTTTTGATTTTGATTTTGCCCTTTCCCAAACCCAAAACGGAAAGGTAATAAACTCATATAACAATCCTCAGGATGCTCAATTTAAACTTTTTGTAGACTCTAAGTCGGCATATTTGCCTCAAGACAGTGCTGTAAGAATAAGTTTTCCGGATATAACTCTGTTGGTTTTAAAAGAGAGCTTTGCAGGATTATTCTTATCTTTAATACTGTCGGCTTGTACTATAGCTTGTCTACTATACCTGCTTAAAATCATTAATCAGCAAAAGCAGATTATGCTTAGTAAAAATGATTTTATAAGTAATATTTCTCATGAACTGAAAACGCCTATAGCTACCTCTATGAGTGCTATTGAAGGTATACAACATTTTAATAAGGAAGAAGACAGGGAGAAAACGCAAAAGTATCTTGGCATCGCTTCTGGGCAATTGCAGAAGCTGAGTGTCATGGTCGAAAAAATACTCGAAACAGTATCGTTAGATACTAACAGGCTTGCTATAGAGAAAGAAGATATTGACCTGATTGAACTGGTAAACGGAGTTGTGGAAAAACATCGTTTAAACACCAAAAAAGAGATACTTTTTAATCCGGACAGGAATGAACTTAAAGTAAAAGCCGATCCGTTTCATTTTGAAAATGTACTATCCAATATTATTGAAAATGGTATTAAGTATGGAGGCGATAAGGTTGAGATAAGTATTAAAGCAAATTATCTAAATGCAGATATCCTTATAGCAAATAACGGTAAGGCTATAGACAAGCATCAGAGAGAAAGGATTTTTGATAAGTTTTACAGAATACCTACTCAAAATCAGCATGATATAAAAGGGTACGGAATAGGATTATATTATTCTAAAATTATAATGGAAAAGCACAAGGGAGCATTGGTTTTGCTGCCTGATACAAAAGAAACCACATTTAAAATTACTTTGCCTTATGCCTGA
- a CDS encoding GLPGLI family protein, with translation MKKLFVKTVALLAILLSPVLNAQDFYGTVTYESKISFPDIDIPEEQAQELPDDIQQLIKEQLDNAGRNTYTLNFNKTSSLYEQVEKPKSLEENTMVMITTEGDDSKFYTNLKDKKTVRQLTGFDKQFIITDSIVKHPWKLINETKKIGDYTCYKATYTISASDITVSNSLSNEESKDRIVTAWYTKQIPVQFGPDEYGGLPGLILELNNEQQTILCSKIVLNPKEKPEIIAPKKGKKVTMKEFEEIMVKKQEELEKQFKSKNPNNKDGVYFEVITN, from the coding sequence ATGAAAAAATTATTTGTAAAAACAGTAGCCCTTTTGGCAATATTATTAAGCCCTGTTTTAAACGCACAGGACTTTTACGGAACCGTAACTTATGAGTCTAAGATAAGTTTTCCTGATATTGATATACCGGAGGAACAGGCTCAGGAACTTCCTGACGACATTCAACAGTTGATAAAAGAACAGCTGGACAATGCAGGCCGCAATACTTATACCTTAAACTTCAATAAAACTTCTTCTTTATACGAGCAGGTTGAAAAGCCTAAATCACTGGAAGAAAACACTATGGTGATGATAACGACAGAAGGTGATGATTCTAAGTTTTATACTAATCTTAAAGATAAAAAAACTGTTAGACAGTTAACCGGCTTTGACAAACAATTTATTATAACCGACTCTATAGTAAAGCATCCCTGGAAGCTGATAAATGAAACAAAAAAAATAGGTGATTACACCTGTTATAAAGCTACTTACACCATATCTGCCAGCGATATAACAGTAAGTAACAGCCTTAGTAATGAAGAGTCAAAAGATCGTATTGTTACTGCCTGGTATACCAAACAAATACCAGTACAGTTTGGCCCGGATGAGTATGGAGGCCTGCCGGGATTAATACTGGAACTTAATAATGAGCAACAAACCATATTGTGTTCTAAAATTGTGCTTAACCCTAAAGAAAAGCCTGAAATAATAGCTCCTAAAAAAGGAAAAAAAGTAACCATGAAGGAATTTGAGGAAATAATGGTGAAAAAGCAGGAAGAACTTGAAAAACAATTTAAAAGCAAAAACCCCAATAATAAAGACGGGGTGTATTTTGAAGTAATAACAAATTAA